The following coding sequences lie in one Silvanigrella aquatica genomic window:
- a CDS encoding succinate dehydrogenase cytochrome b subunit encodes MPANSGFLTSTIGKKYFMAITAIVWSLFVMVHMIGNLLIFIGAEAYNKYSHALTSNPAIYLIEAFLVGILLLHAFTGFSLVIRNARTKPKFYAVTPVKEKSASITSRTMIYTGSIVLAFVIFHLITFKWGPEYFVTYDGIQMRDIYKLVVEKFHDPVYVGGYCVVMVLIGMHLYHGVQSIFQSLGISHPRYNKFLKYFGYTYAVIVSAGFFSQPLYIFLAR; translated from the coding sequence ATGCCGGCAAATTCTGGTTTTTTAACGAGCACCATTGGTAAGAAATACTTTATGGCAATTACCGCCATTGTATGGTCTTTATTTGTTATGGTTCATATGATTGGAAACTTACTTATTTTTATTGGAGCTGAAGCTTATAATAAATATAGTCATGCTCTCACTTCAAATCCTGCTATTTATTTAATAGAAGCTTTTTTAGTAGGAATTTTGCTTCTTCACGCTTTTACAGGTTTTAGTTTAGTTATTCGAAATGCACGAACAAAGCCAAAGTTCTATGCTGTAACTCCGGTTAAAGAAAAATCAGCTTCCATAACATCGCGTACAATGATTTATACGGGATCTATCGTTCTTGCATTTGTTATTTTCCATTTAATTACATTTAAATGGGGACCCGAATATTTTGTTACCTATGATGGTATTCAAATGCGCGATATATATAAACTCGTTGTCGAAAAATTCCACGATCCTGTATACGTTGGTGGTTACTGTGTCGTTATGGTTTTAATTGGTATGCACCTTTATCACGGTGTACAATCTATTTTTCAATCGCTCGGTATCAGTCATCCTCGTTATAATAAGTTTTTAAAATATTTTGGCTATACCTACGCAGTTATTGTTTCGGCGGGTTTCTTTTCTCAACCACTTTATATATTTCTTGCAAGGTAA
- the rsmA gene encoding 16S rRNA (adenine(1518)-N(6)/adenine(1519)-N(6))-dimethyltransferase RsmA codes for MRNKVFKENPNQVFHLQAKKSLGQNFLNDQHIIEKIATSINSLFYNGKPKYLHEIGPGSGSLTQPLLNKGIQILALEKDQRAVDGLNETLVKNNENKIQVIQTDILKWSPQSDSHISKLNKCVCVGNLPYYISSDILFWFCKFQEYYTHGVFMLQNEVADRLNAKPGTKDYGRLTVRIQLFFDVQKLFEVPASCFVPKPKVDSAIVKLTPKNFSFSSQDEDNAFGRFTAVLFSARRKMLRRALAAQLSDLEKKQEGNIGRFWKLANSLGVTEETRPDNISPQVILEFHKFFLNSN; via the coding sequence ATGAGGAATAAAGTTTTTAAAGAAAATCCCAATCAAGTCTTTCATCTTCAGGCGAAAAAGTCATTGGGTCAAAATTTTTTAAATGATCAACATATTATTGAAAAAATAGCGACATCTATCAATTCTTTATTTTATAATGGAAAGCCTAAGTATTTACATGAAATTGGTCCTGGATCTGGTTCTTTAACACAACCTTTATTGAATAAAGGAATTCAAATTCTTGCACTTGAAAAAGATCAACGAGCTGTTGACGGTTTGAATGAAACATTAGTAAAAAATAATGAAAATAAAATTCAAGTGATTCAAACTGATATTTTAAAATGGTCTCCGCAAAGTGATTCTCATATTTCGAAATTAAATAAATGTGTATGTGTAGGAAATTTACCATATTATATTTCCAGTGATATTTTATTTTGGTTTTGTAAATTTCAAGAATATTACACTCATGGTGTTTTTATGCTACAAAATGAAGTAGCCGATAGATTAAATGCGAAACCGGGAACTAAAGATTACGGTAGACTTACTGTGCGCATACAGCTTTTTTTTGATGTGCAAAAATTATTTGAAGTTCCAGCAAGCTGTTTCGTGCCAAAACCAAAAGTAGACTCTGCCATTGTAAAATTAACTCCTAAAAATTTTTCTTTTTCTTCACAAGATGAAGATAACGCATTTGGTCGTTTTACAGCGGTTTTATTTAGCGCGCGAAGAAAAATGTTACGTCGTGCACTCGCAGCTCAATTAAGTGATTTAGAAAAAAAACAAGAAGGTAACATAGGGCGTTTTTGGAAATTGGCAAATTCACTGGGAGTGACAGAAGAAACGCGACCCGATAATATTTCACCACAGGTGATTTTGGAATTCCATAAATTTTTTTTAAATAGTAATTAA